One segment of Alnus glutinosa chromosome 2, dhAlnGlut1.1, whole genome shotgun sequence DNA contains the following:
- the LOC133861499 gene encoding protein GLUTAMINE DUMPER 5-like yields MRPVNNSTAATVDAGFRNFKSPIPYLFAGLAVMLGLIVVALVILACSYRKSLPDSPSDAEEKPAKPVPDMEMDSEPKIVVIMAGEDNPTYLAKPTSITSHTEPV; encoded by the coding sequence ATGAGGCCTGTAAACAACTCCACTGCAGCTACTGTTGATGCTGGCTTCCGGAACTTCAAATCACCCATTCCTTACCTCTTTGCCGGCCTAGCCGTCATGTTGGGACTCATTGTGGTGGCATTGGTAATTCTAGCTTGCTCTTATCGTAAATCTTTGCCGGACTCGCCTAGTGATGCTGAAGAAAAACCAGCAAAGCCGGTACCAGACATGGAGATGGATTCCGAGCCAAAGATTGTTGTCATCATGGCTGGAGAAGACAACCCTACATACTTGGCCAAACCCACCTCTATCACTTCCCATACTGAACCAGTCTAA